A genome region from Streptomyces sp. S4.7 includes the following:
- the pcrA gene encoding DNA helicase PcrA — translation MSSLFDDSFLADLQPSAEEPPPPPEDTAPEQVPDDLFGGKFDVPPPRDAYHRDGAPRTVVDPAALLEGLNDEQRAAVVHTGSPLLIVAGAGSGKTRVLTHRIAHLLGTRSVHPGEILAITFTNKAAGEMKERVGQLVGPRANAMWVMTFHSACVRILRRESKRLGFTSSFSIYDAADSKRLMALVCRDLDLDPKRHPPKAFSARISNLKNELIDEETFAGQATDPFEKTLAEAYRMYQARLREANALDFDDIIMTTVHLLQAFPDVAEHYRRRFRHVLVDEYQDTNHAQYTLVRELVGPAGEGHDPAELCVVGDADQSIYAFRGATIRNILQFEEDYPDATTILLEQNYRSTQTILSAANAVIERNESRRPKNLWTNAGAGALITGYVADTEHDEAQFVADEIDRMTDASEAKAGDVAVFYRTNAQSRVFEEIFIRVGLPYKVVGGVRFYERKEVRDVLAYLRVLANPEDGVPLRRILNVPKRGIGDRAEAMIDALSVREKISFAQALRRVDEAYGMAARSSNAVKRFNTLMEELRTVVESGAGPATVLEAVLERTGYLAELQASTDPQDETRIENLQELAAVALEFEQERAQAAGVETPAGADAPVAAPSGTLAEFLERVALVADSDQIPDEDEDGSGVITLMTLHTAKGLEFPVVFLTGMEDGVFPHMRALGQAKELEEERRLAYVGITRARERLYLTRSSMRSAWGQPSYNPPSRFLEEIPGEHLTWKRTGPMAAPAGPTSGITSSLSASRSRSGPAGFATRRATEKPVISLAVGDRVTHDQFGLGTVVTVTGSGADAQATIDFGDSKPKRLLLRYAPVDKL, via the coding sequence ATGAGCAGCCTCTTTGACGACAGCTTCCTGGCGGACCTCCAGCCCTCGGCCGAGGAGCCTCCGCCGCCGCCCGAGGACACCGCTCCGGAACAGGTGCCCGACGATCTCTTCGGAGGGAAGTTCGACGTGCCCCCGCCCAGGGATGCGTACCACCGAGACGGTGCGCCGCGCACGGTCGTGGACCCGGCGGCGCTGCTCGAAGGGCTGAACGACGAGCAGCGCGCCGCCGTGGTGCACACCGGATCGCCGCTGCTCATCGTGGCGGGCGCGGGCTCCGGCAAGACCAGGGTGCTGACGCACCGGATCGCGCATCTGCTGGGGACCCGCAGCGTGCATCCGGGCGAAATACTGGCGATCACGTTCACCAACAAGGCCGCGGGCGAGATGAAGGAGCGCGTCGGACAACTCGTCGGACCGCGCGCCAACGCCATGTGGGTGATGACGTTCCACAGCGCCTGCGTGCGGATCCTGCGCCGCGAGTCGAAGCGGCTGGGGTTCACGTCGTCGTTCTCGATCTACGACGCGGCCGACTCCAAGCGGCTCATGGCCCTGGTCTGCCGCGATCTGGACCTCGACCCCAAGCGCCACCCCCCGAAGGCGTTCAGCGCCAGGATCTCGAATCTGAAGAACGAGCTGATCGACGAGGAGACCTTCGCCGGCCAGGCCACGGACCCCTTCGAGAAGACGCTGGCCGAGGCGTACCGGATGTACCAGGCGCGGCTGCGCGAGGCCAACGCCCTGGACTTCGACGACATCATCATGACGACGGTCCATCTGCTCCAGGCGTTCCCGGACGTCGCCGAGCACTACCGCCGCCGCTTCCGCCACGTCCTGGTGGACGAGTACCAGGACACCAACCACGCGCAGTACACCCTGGTGCGTGAGCTGGTCGGCCCCGCGGGCGAGGGACACGACCCGGCCGAGCTGTGCGTCGTCGGTGACGCGGACCAGTCCATCTACGCGTTCCGGGGCGCCACGATCCGCAACATCCTCCAGTTCGAGGAGGACTACCCGGACGCGACGACGATCCTGCTGGAGCAGAACTACCGCTCCACGCAGACGATCCTCAGCGCGGCCAACGCGGTCATCGAGCGCAACGAGAGCCGGCGGCCCAAGAATCTCTGGACGAACGCGGGAGCGGGCGCCCTGATCACCGGGTACGTGGCGGACACCGAGCACGACGAGGCGCAGTTCGTCGCCGACGAGATCGACCGCATGACGGACGCGTCCGAGGCCAAGGCGGGCGATGTCGCCGTCTTCTACCGGACGAACGCGCAGTCGCGTGTCTTCGAGGAGATCTTCATCCGCGTCGGCCTGCCCTACAAGGTCGTCGGCGGCGTGCGCTTCTACGAGCGCAAGGAGGTCCGCGACGTGCTGGCCTATCTGCGCGTGCTCGCCAATCCGGAGGACGGTGTCCCGCTGCGCCGGATCCTCAACGTGCCCAAGCGCGGCATCGGCGACCGGGCCGAGGCGATGATCGACGCGCTCTCGGTCCGGGAGAAGATCTCCTTCGCCCAGGCGCTGCGCCGGGTCGACGAGGCGTACGGCATGGCGGCCCGCTCGTCGAACGCCGTGAAGCGGTTCAACACGCTGATGGAGGAGTTGCGTACGGTCGTCGAGTCCGGCGCCGGTCCGGCGACGGTCCTGGAGGCCGTGCTGGAACGGACCGGCTATCTGGCGGAGTTGCAGGCGTCGACCGACCCGCAGGACGAGACGCGGATCGAGAACTTGCAGGAACTGGCCGCTGTGGCACTGGAATTCGAGCAGGAGCGGGCACAGGCGGCCGGGGTGGAGACGCCGGCCGGGGCGGACGCGCCCGTCGCGGCCCCGTCCGGGACGCTCGCCGAGTTCCTGGAGCGGGTCGCGCTGGTCGCCGACTCCGACCAGATCCCCGACGAGGACGAGGACGGCTCCGGAGTCATCACGCTGATGACGCTGCACACCGCGAAGGGTCTGGAATTCCCGGTCGTCTTCCTGACGGGCATGGAGGACGGCGTCTTCCCCCACATGCGCGCGCTCGGCCAGGCGAAGGAGTTGGAGGAGGAGCGCAGGCTGGCGTACGTCGGCATCACGCGCGCCCGCGAGCGGCTCTATCTGACCCGGTCCTCGATGCGCAGCGCGTGGGGCCAGCCCTCGTACAATCCGCCGTCGCGCTTCCTGGAGGAGATTCCGGGCGAGCATCTGACGTGGAAGCGCACCGGCCCGATGGCCGCCCCCGCCGGGCCGACGTCGGGGATCACGTCCTCGCTGTCCGCGTCCCGCTCGCGGTCGGGCCCCGCCGGTTTCGCCACGCGGCGCGCGACCGAGAAGCCGGTCATCTCGCTCGCGGTGGGGGACAGGGTCACGCACGACCAGTTCGGGCTCGGGACGGTCGTCACGGTGACGGGGTCGGGCGCCGACGCCCAGGCGACGATCGACTTCGGTGACTCGAAGCCGAAGCGGCTGCTGCTGCGGTACGCGCCGGTCGACAAGCTGTAA
- a CDS encoding M23 family metallopeptidase, translated as MNDQHPHAGYAAHDGYSTGSFDSDPLFGALPGTSPGGTVTYETDHSGQYDSAQWKAGYEGYDPYATQAPQAPQAQYEAYDAYAAQPQQPYDTTGQWDASAWNEANQAAGYGYDQTGRSAPADQWAAPVADTGAYDATAWNSGEPAVQPDVPFQAETPTAPYYGDSATHESHEAAYEPAPYESAAYDLEVGQQHEPAYDQPEFTQAEYAQPAYESGQEHEYDTPGPEPEQVSESDAAPEWDHSEHADHLVGAAAGATVTAATITPRPVRRAAGGSRGRRRTPAKRSALLTIAVPSACVMGVAGIAAASVGGLGADETKNDSTAVTAADATALKPAAVNNKLDTQLAALDADARDFGDRASRTQERIDLKERQAAEKKKREEEAAAREAARPKFAIPVANHALSAYYGQAGVNWMSMHTGIDFPVSYGTPVMAATDGTVRTQWNGAYGNMAIVTAPDGTETWYCHLSSTKIRSGTVKAGDEIAYSGNSGNSTGPHLHFEVRPGGGSAIDPLSWFRSHGLEL; from the coding sequence GTGAACGACCAGCACCCCCACGCCGGATACGCCGCCCACGACGGCTACTCCACAGGCAGCTTCGACAGTGACCCGCTCTTCGGCGCGCTTCCGGGCACGAGCCCGGGGGGCACGGTCACTTACGAGACGGACCACAGCGGTCAGTACGACTCGGCGCAGTGGAAAGCGGGTTACGAGGGTTACGACCCCTACGCGACGCAGGCGCCCCAAGCACCCCAGGCTCAGTACGAGGCGTACGACGCCTACGCGGCACAGCCCCAGCAGCCGTACGACACGACGGGGCAGTGGGACGCCAGCGCCTGGAACGAGGCGAACCAGGCGGCCGGTTACGGTTACGACCAGACCGGCCGGAGCGCCCCGGCCGACCAGTGGGCGGCGCCCGTCGCCGACACCGGCGCCTACGACGCCACCGCCTGGAACTCGGGAGAGCCGGCGGTCCAGCCGGACGTACCGTTCCAGGCCGAGACTCCCACGGCTCCGTACTACGGCGACTCCGCGACCCACGAGTCCCACGAGGCGGCTTACGAGCCCGCCCCGTACGAGTCGGCCGCGTACGACCTCGAGGTCGGGCAGCAGCACGAACCCGCGTACGACCAGCCGGAGTTCACGCAGGCCGAGTACGCGCAGCCCGCATACGAGAGCGGCCAGGAGCACGAGTACGACACGCCCGGTCCGGAACCTGAACAGGTGTCGGAATCGGATGCGGCCCCCGAGTGGGACCACTCCGAACACGCGGACCATCTGGTCGGGGCCGCGGCCGGCGCCACCGTCACCGCCGCGACGATCACCCCCCGCCCGGTCCGCCGGGCGGCCGGCGGCAGCCGTGGCAGGCGCCGTACTCCGGCGAAGCGTTCGGCCCTGCTGACCATCGCCGTCCCCTCCGCCTGTGTCATGGGCGTCGCCGGCATCGCCGCCGCGTCGGTCGGCGGACTCGGTGCCGACGAGACGAAGAACGACTCGACCGCCGTCACCGCCGCGGACGCGACAGCGCTCAAGCCCGCCGCGGTCAACAACAAGCTCGACACCCAACTCGCCGCTCTCGACGCCGACGCGCGTGACTTCGGGGACCGTGCCAGCCGCACCCAGGAGCGCATCGACCTCAAGGAACGCCAGGCGGCGGAGAAGAAGAAGCGCGAGGAGGAGGCCGCGGCCCGCGAGGCCGCTCGCCCCAAGTTCGCCATCCCCGTCGCGAATCACGCCCTCAGCGCGTACTACGGCCAGGCCGGCGTCAACTGGATGTCGATGCACACGGGCATCGACTTCCCCGTCTCGTACGGGACCCCCGTGATGGCCGCGACGGACGGCACCGTCCGTACGCAATGGAACGGCGCCTACGGCAACATGGCGATCGTGACCGCCCCCGACGGCACCGAGACCTGGTACTGCCACCTCAGCAGCACGAAGATCCGCTCCGGAACCGTCAAGGCCGGGGACGAGATCGCGTACTCCGGGAACTCGGGCAACTCCACCGGCCCCCACCTGCACTTCGAGGTACGGCCGGGCGGTGGCTCCGCGATCGACCCGCTGTCCTGGTTCCGCAGCCACGGCCTCGAACTGTAA
- a CDS encoding C40 family peptidase, which produces MAAHRRPRSKHRPLSGRYGRTAATLALAGAATATGLEGSAHAEPRLTPAQVEAKVDKLYHEAEAATEKYNGAKEKADDARASLDGLRDEAARRTERLNDSRNALGSIATAQYRAGGLDPAVQLALSSDPDGYLRGAALAERAGFQQARAVSKMRAQLGNIGRLRTKADAKLTELKSRQAELATHRSTVRGKLDDARKLLDRLTAAERARYEGGTGSADPRADRSRSRPGTAAVAAPNARAAAAIAYARGAIGKPYVWGATGPGGFDCSGLTQAAWRAAGVALPRTTYTQINAGRRVSRSQLAPGDLVFFYSGISHVGLYVGGGQMIHAPRPGAGVRMAPIDQMPFAGATRPA; this is translated from the coding sequence GTGGCAGCGCACCGCCGACCCCGATCGAAGCACCGACCGTTGAGCGGCCGGTACGGCCGCACGGCGGCCACTCTCGCCCTCGCGGGGGCCGCGACGGCCACCGGGCTCGAAGGCTCCGCACACGCCGAGCCGCGCCTCACGCCGGCGCAGGTGGAGGCGAAGGTCGACAAGCTCTACCACGAGGCCGAGGCAGCCACCGAGAAGTACAACGGGGCGAAGGAGAAGGCGGACGACGCGCGCGCCTCGCTGGACGGGCTGCGCGACGAGGCCGCCCGGCGGACGGAACGGCTCAACGACTCGCGCAACGCGCTCGGTTCGATCGCCACCGCCCAGTACCGCGCGGGCGGTCTCGACCCCGCCGTACAGCTCGCCCTCAGCTCCGACCCCGACGGGTATCTGCGCGGGGCCGCGCTCGCCGAGCGGGCCGGCTTCCAGCAGGCGCGGGCGGTCAGCAAAATGCGGGCGCAGCTCGGGAACATCGGCCGCCTCCGCACGAAGGCCGACGCGAAGCTCACCGAACTGAAGAGTCGTCAGGCCGAGCTGGCCACCCACAGATCGACCGTCCGCGGGAAGCTCGACGACGCCCGGAAACTGCTCGACCGGCTCACCGCCGCCGAACGCGCGCGATACGAGGGGGGCACCGGGTCGGCCGACCCGCGCGCCGACCGCTCGCGGAGCCGCCCGGGCACTGCGGCGGTGGCCGCGCCCAACGCCCGCGCCGCCGCCGCGATCGCGTACGCGCGCGGGGCGATCGGCAAGCCCTACGTGTGGGGCGCGACGGGGCCCGGCGGATTCGACTGCTCCGGGCTGACCCAGGCCGCCTGGCGCGCCGCCGGAGTCGCCCTCCCCCGCACCACGTACACGCAGATCAACGCGGGCCGGCGGGTCTCCCGCTCCCAGCTCGCCCCGGGCGACCTGGTGTTCTTCTACTCGGGGATCTCGCACGTCGGGCTCTATGTCGGCGGCGGGCAGATGATCCACGCCCCTCGGCCCGGCGCCGGGGTCCGGATGGCCCCGATCGACCAGATGCCCTTCGCGGGCGCCACCCGCCCCGCCTAG
- a CDS encoding DUF5691 domain-containing protein, producing the protein MTRTTLWEELVTSALLGTDRRTPPADVMASGQDAPGALLDAAALHTLRRRAGLLPARAAARPEPAPHDDRRELPEPARRRLAQLLADRSAPAGTGGRRGTAPDLTELLPQWLTTANDQGYRAPAAALPALLDAARGRNDLRPHALAFAGPRGLWLARFNPDWKFALRGASGGAVLPGAGDTGAVARLWEQGLFAERVALLAAVRAQDANAARALLATTWPTERAEDRLMFLDSLRAGLSDLDEPFLEEALSDRSRNVRATAAELLSALPNSALAGRMAARAATCVSLDRTGGPTGPPVVVEAPHECDADMQRDGVSPTPPSGRGERSWWLGQLVEATPLSVWPGRLGDRTPDEIVTLPVLDGWTDELHAAWCRAAVRQRDPRWARALLGPPAASPATGPGASSLAERAKLLATLPAAERAGWVAEFIAAHGLSEAFQLLGVCAVPWSEPLGRAVVDALDIARDGGSYPWSFSGVMGLAERCLNPAEASRLEILTATPDEPEGASPGAGGYWSEAFQRLVSTLRLRAAMLSELTTGG; encoded by the coding sequence ATGACCCGCACCACCCTCTGGGAAGAACTCGTCACGTCGGCCCTGCTCGGTACCGACCGGCGCACCCCGCCGGCGGACGTCATGGCTTCCGGCCAGGACGCGCCCGGCGCGCTGCTCGACGCCGCCGCGCTCCACACACTCCGGCGACGGGCGGGTCTGCTGCCCGCGCGCGCCGCCGCCCGGCCCGAGCCCGCGCCGCACGACGACCGCCGCGAACTGCCGGAGCCCGCGCGCAGGCGCCTCGCCCAACTGCTCGCCGACCGCTCGGCCCCCGCCGGTACGGGCGGCAGACGCGGCACGGCACCTGATCTGACCGAACTGCTCCCGCAGTGGCTCACGACCGCGAACGACCAGGGCTACCGGGCCCCCGCCGCCGCGCTGCCGGCGCTGCTCGACGCCGCGCGCGGGCGCAACGACCTGCGGCCGCACGCCCTCGCGTTCGCCGGACCGCGCGGGCTCTGGCTCGCGCGCTTCAACCCGGACTGGAAGTTCGCGCTGCGTGGCGCGTCCGGCGGCGCCGTCCTGCCGGGCGCCGGGGACACCGGGGCCGTGGCGCGGTTGTGGGAGCAGGGGCTGTTCGCCGAGCGCGTCGCCCTGCTGGCGGCCGTCCGCGCGCAGGACGCGAACGCGGCGCGGGCGCTGCTGGCCACGACATGGCCCACCGAGCGCGCCGAGGACCGGCTGATGTTCCTCGACTCGCTGCGCGCCGGGCTGTCCGACCTCGACGAGCCCTTCCTGGAGGAGGCGCTCTCCGACCGCAGCCGCAATGTCCGCGCGACCGCGGCGGAGTTGCTGTCCGCGCTGCCGAACTCCGCGCTGGCCGGGCGGATGGCGGCGCGGGCGGCCACCTGTGTGAGCCTGGACCGCACCGGCGGCCCCACGGGCCCGCCCGTCGTCGTCGAGGCGCCGCACGAGTGCGACGCGGACATGCAGCGCGACGGGGTGAGCCCGACACCACCCAGCGGACGGGGCGAACGGTCCTGGTGGCTGGGCCAGTTGGTGGAGGCGACGCCGCTGTCGGTCTGGCCGGGGCGGCTCGGGGACCGTACGCCCGACGAGATCGTGACGCTGCCGGTCCTCGACGGCTGGACCGACGAACTGCACGCGGCGTGGTGCCGCGCCGCCGTCCGCCAGCGGGACCCCCGTTGGGCCCGCGCCCTGCTGGGCCCGCCGGCCGCGTCCCCGGCCACCGGGCCCGGGGCGTCGTCCCTCGCGGAGCGGGCGAAGCTGCTCGCCACCCTGCCCGCGGCCGAACGGGCCGGCTGGGTGGCCGAGTTCATAGCGGCGCACGGCCTCTCGGAGGCGTTCCAGCTCCTCGGGGTCTGCGCGGTGCCGTGGTCCGAACCGCTGGGCCGCGCGGTGGTCGACGCGCTCGACATCGCGCGGGACGGCGGGAGTTACCCGTGGAGCTTCAGCGGTGTGATGGGTCTGGCGGAGCGCTGCCTGAACCCGGCGGAGGCGTCCCGGCTGGAGATCCTCACCGCCACCCCGGACGAACCGGAGGGCGCGTCACCGGGAGCGGGCGGCTACTGGTCGGAGGCGTTCCAGCGCCTGGTCTCCACGCTGCGGCTGCGCGCCGCGATGCTGTCGGAACTGACGACCGGGGGCTGA
- a CDS encoding alpha/beta fold hydrolase encodes MKIPPFSELFSPFPSVVRRPAAWELPVTLLRASALELAILAGHLVLYPGGITKERPAPELPPEAAELPTEGRSRPPVLLLHGFVDNRSVFVLLRRSLARHGWRHLESLNFSPLTSDIRLAAEVLGRHIEEICARTGHREVDIVGHSLGGLIARYYVQRLDGDTKVRTLVTMGTPHAGTAAVPLASAHPVVRQMRPGSDLIEELREPAPGCRTRFVSFWSDLDQVMSPVGSARVEHPDLVAENVGVTGIGHLALPVHPAVAAGIRYVLEHDGDDDLAGLIESAEWAGSCAEDAEDQSGGAISVA; translated from the coding sequence ATGAAGATCCCGCCTTTCTCCGAGCTCTTCTCGCCCTTTCCGTCCGTGGTCCGGCGGCCGGCGGCCTGGGAGCTGCCCGTCACCCTCCTGCGGGCCTCGGCCCTTGAGCTGGCGATCCTCGCCGGGCACCTGGTCCTCTATCCGGGTGGTATCACCAAGGAGCGCCCCGCCCCCGAGCTGCCGCCCGAGGCGGCCGAACTGCCCACAGAGGGCCGCTCACGGCCCCCGGTCCTGCTCCTGCACGGTTTCGTGGACAACCGCTCCGTCTTCGTCCTGCTGCGGCGCTCGCTGGCCCGGCACGGCTGGCGGCATCTCGAATCCCTCAATTTCTCGCCGCTGACCAGCGACATCCGGCTCGCCGCCGAGGTGCTGGGCCGGCACATCGAGGAGATCTGCGCCCGTACGGGGCACCGCGAGGTCGACATCGTCGGCCACAGCCTCGGCGGACTGATCGCCCGGTATTACGTACAGCGACTGGACGGCGACACGAAGGTGCGGACCCTGGTGACGATGGGCACCCCGCACGCCGGTACGGCCGCCGTCCCGCTCGCGAGCGCGCACCCCGTCGTCCGGCAGATGCGCCCCGGCTCGGACCTGATCGAGGAGCTCCGGGAGCCGGCGCCCGGCTGCCGGACCCGGTTCGTCAGCTTCTGGAGCGATCTCGACCAGGTCATGTCGCCGGTGGGCTCGGCCCGCGTCGAGCACCCGGACCTCGTCGCGGAGAACGTGGGCGTGACCGGTATCGGCCACCTCGCGCTGCCGGTGCATCCGGCCGTCGCCGCCGGTATCCGTTATGTCCTGGAGCACGACGGTGACGACGACCTCGCGGGCCTCATCGAGTCCGCCGAATGGGCGGGGAGCTGCGCGGAAGACGCGGAGGACCAGTCCGGCGGAGCGATATCGGTGGCGTGA
- a CDS encoding SprT family zinc-dependent metalloprotease — protein MSYPPELRTAERQLLSDGQVLVADGRVLRVRLSARRSKLGLTVERDGSLTLRAPSECESERASAFVRAGREWIDSKLRLRDQLRPVHPTRTFTEGETYRYLGREYRLLVVDEPGAPVRLSAGRLRMDRATAADVRTAHRAVTSWYRKVGLNWAQGRLQPWAARMDVAEPAVTVRDVGRRWGTYRAGDDAAGGGRMALHWAVFQLPAQLVDYVIAHELAHIRVAGHGPEYWRLLRRAIPECERLKVELDEMGRRVWLGDVPTDQPSGVDDDRSASGRDVEAAAVEQSSPSSFVSARGLSPGRATR, from the coding sequence ATGTCTTATCCGCCAGAGCTTCGGACTGCCGAGCGGCAGCTGCTCAGTGATGGGCAGGTGCTGGTGGCCGACGGCCGGGTACTCCGGGTGCGGTTGAGCGCCCGGCGCTCGAAGCTCGGGCTCACGGTCGAGCGGGACGGCTCACTCACGCTCAGGGCGCCTTCCGAGTGTGAGTCCGAGAGGGCATCGGCGTTCGTGAGGGCCGGACGGGAGTGGATCGACAGCAAGCTTCGCCTGCGTGATCAGCTGCGCCCGGTCCACCCGACGCGTACGTTCACCGAGGGTGAGACGTATCGGTACCTGGGGCGTGAGTACCGGCTGCTCGTGGTGGACGAGCCGGGCGCACCGGTCCGCCTGTCCGCCGGACGGCTACGGATGGACCGGGCCACGGCTGCGGACGTGCGGACGGCGCACCGCGCGGTCACGTCCTGGTACCGCAAGGTGGGACTGAACTGGGCGCAAGGGCGCCTTCAACCCTGGGCAGCACGGATGGACGTGGCCGAGCCCGCTGTGACGGTGCGGGATGTAGGGCGTCGCTGGGGAACCTACCGGGCAGGCGATGATGCTGCGGGTGGGGGACGGATGGCCCTGCACTGGGCTGTCTTTCAGCTGCCGGCTCAACTCGTCGACTACGTGATCGCCCATGAACTGGCGCACATCCGGGTCGCGGGGCACGGCCCCGAGTACTGGAGGCTGCTCCGCCGGGCCATCCCGGAGTGCGAGCGCCTCAAGGTAGAGCTGGACGAGATGGGCCGCAGGGTTTGGCTGGGGGATGTCCCCACGGATCAGCCATCAGGTGTGGACGACGACAGATCGGCATCGGGGCGGGATGTGGAAGCGGCGGCGGTGGAACAGTCGTCACCCTCGTCCTTCGTGTCGGCTCGCGGCCTCAGTCCGGGCAGAGCCACTCGGTGA
- a CDS encoding C40 family peptidase, with the protein MPTLASHRKSRSRTGVRANTPAVGFTTAALASVTLLSTQSATAAPAEPKPSIEEVQKKVDDLYRQAGTATQQYNKAKEATDTQRKSVDRVLDDVAKSADKVNEARRSLGTYAAAQYRAGAVGPTAALMFADSPESYFEQTQLMDRLTDRQQEAVEDFQKEQRSAAKQRVKATKSLETLTQSQASLKAGKQKVQNKLAAARSLLSDLTAEEKARLAALERKKEEEARRKAEAKAKEEAAERKRQEEARQEEAPATGGGTDTGSGGGSGATDGTYAAKAEKVLAFARAQIGKPYVWGATGPGSYDCSGLTGAAWKEAGVQLPRTTWDQVKVGKRVATADLLPGDLVFFYDDISHVGIYKGDGKMIHAPKPGANVREESIYYMPIYGSVRPA; encoded by the coding sequence ATGCCGACCTTGGCGTCGCATCGCAAATCGCGCAGCCGTACCGGCGTGCGCGCGAACACACCGGCCGTCGGGTTCACGACGGCCGCACTCGCCTCGGTCACGCTTCTGTCGACACAGAGCGCCACCGCCGCGCCGGCGGAGCCCAAGCCCTCCATAGAAGAGGTGCAGAAGAAGGTCGACGACCTGTACCGGCAGGCCGGTACGGCGACACAGCAGTACAACAAGGCGAAGGAGGCGACCGACACGCAGCGCAAGTCGGTCGACCGGGTCCTGGACGACGTCGCCAAGAGCGCCGACAAGGTCAACGAGGCGCGACGCTCCCTCGGTACGTACGCGGCGGCGCAGTACCGCGCGGGTGCGGTCGGTCCCACGGCCGCCCTGATGTTCGCCGACAGCCCGGAGTCGTACTTCGAGCAGACCCAGCTGATGGACCGGCTGACCGACCGCCAGCAGGAAGCCGTCGAGGACTTCCAGAAGGAGCAGCGGTCCGCGGCCAAGCAGCGCGTCAAGGCGACGAAGAGCCTGGAGACGCTGACTCAGTCGCAGGCGTCGCTCAAGGCGGGCAAGCAGAAGGTCCAGAACAAGCTCGCGGCGGCGCGTTCGCTGCTGTCGGACCTGACGGCCGAGGAGAAGGCGCGGCTCGCCGCGCTGGAGCGGAAGAAGGAGGAAGAGGCCCGCCGCAAGGCCGAGGCGAAGGCCAAGGAGGAGGCCGCGGAGCGCAAGCGTCAGGAAGAGGCGCGGCAGGAGGAGGCCCCCGCCACCGGAGGCGGCACGGACACGGGCTCGGGCGGCGGCTCGGGAGCCACGGACGGTACGTACGCGGCCAAGGCCGAGAAGGTGCTCGCGTTCGCCCGCGCCCAGATCGGCAAGCCGTACGTGTGGGGCGCCACCGGCCCCGGCTCGTACGACTGCTCGGGGCTGACGGGCGCCGCCTGGAAGGAGGCGGGGGTCCAGCTGCCGCGTACGACCTGGGACCAGGTGAAGGTCGGCAAGCGCGTCGCCACGGCGGACCTGCTCCCCGGCGACCTGGTGTTCTTCTACGACGACATCAGCCACGTCGGCATCTACAAGGGCGACGGCAAGATGATCCACGCGCCGAAGCCGGGTGCGAACGTCCGTGAGGAGTCCATCTACTACATGCCGATCTACGGCAGCGTGCGCCCGGCCTGA
- a CDS encoding cobalamin B12-binding domain-containing protein yields the protein MGVTGPIRVVVAKPGLDGHDRGAKVIARALRDAGMEVIYTGLHQTPEQIVDTALQEDADAIGLSILSGAHNTLFAKVIDLLDQHDALDIKVFGGGIIPEADIAPLKAKGVAEIFTPGATTTSIVDWVNANVRQPAGA from the coding sequence ATGGGTGTGACCGGTCCGATCCGAGTGGTGGTGGCGAAACCGGGTCTCGACGGCCACGATCGCGGGGCCAAGGTCATCGCGCGAGCGTTGCGGGATGCTGGTATGGAGGTCATCTACACCGGGCTGCACCAGACGCCCGAGCAGATCGTGGACACCGCTCTCCAGGAGGACGCGGACGCGATCGGCCTGTCGATCCTGTCCGGCGCGCACAACACGCTGTTCGCGAAGGTCATCGATCTGCTGGACCAGCACGACGCACTGGACATCAAGGTCTTCGGCGGCGGCATCATCCCGGAGGCGGACATCGCGCCCCTGAAGGCGAAGGGCGTGGCGGAGATCTTCACGCCCGGTGCGACGACGACATCGATCGTCGACTGGGTGAACGCGAATGTCCGGCAGCCCGCGGGTGCGTAG